TCACCGCGCGCGAGCTCCTCGCGCACGCGGACGGCGCGCTCGACTGCGTCGTGCGCGGCGAGGGCGAGGGCTCCGTGCCGCTCGTGCTCGAGGCCGCGGCCGGCAAGCGCGCGCTCGACACGGTGCCGGGAGCGGTCTCCGCCTCGGGCGTCGGGCCTCCGCCGAAGTTCGTCGACGACCTCGACGCGCTGTCGCCCGCCCGCGACCTCACGCGCCGGCGGTCGCGCTACTTCATCGGCTCGCTCGACCCGTGCGCGTCGGTCGAGCTCGCGCGCGGCTGCCCGTGGGACTGCGCGTTCTGCAGCGCGTGGACCTTCTACGGCCGCAGCTACCGCACGATCTCCCCGGCGCGCGCGGCGGCCGACATCGCGTCGGTGCGCGAGCCCGGCGTGTTCATCGTCGACGACGTCGCCTTCGTGCACCCGGAGCACGGCATGGCCGTGGGCAAGGAGGTCGAGCGGCTCGGCGTCCATAAGCAGTACTACCTCGAGACGCGCGCCGACGTCCTGCTGCGCAACAAGGAGGTCTTCCGGTATTGGCGCAAACTCGGCCTGCGCTACATGTTCATCGGGCTCGAGGCGATCGACGAGGAGGGGCTCAGGGCGCACCGCAAGCGCGTGAGCCTCGGCATGAACGAGGAGGCGCTGGAGTTCGCGCGGTCGCTCGACGTGCGCGTCGCGGTCAACGTGATCGCCGACCCCGACTGGGACGAGCGCCGCTTCGCGATCGTGCGCGAGTGGGCGGCCTCGGTGCCGGAGATCGTGCACCTGACGGTGAACACGCCGTACCCGGGCACCGAGACCTGGCTGACCGAGCGCCGTCGCCTCACGACGCTCGACTACCTGCTCTTCGACGTGCAGCACGCGGTGCTGCCGACGCGCCTGCCGCTGGAGAAGTTCTACGCGGAGCTGGTGGCGACTCAGGCGGTGCTGAACCGCAAGCATCTCGGGTGGCGGACGCTCAAGGGCGCGGCGTTCACCGCGGCCGAGTGCCTGTCGCGCGGGCAGACGAACTTCGTGCGCATGCTGTTCAAGTTCTCGAGCGTCTACAACGCCGAGCGCCAGGCCGCCGAGCACGCGCGCCGCGCGCGCTTCCTGATGACCCCGCCCGACGCGGCCGGCCCTCGAGCCGGGAGGAGCCTGTACGTCCACGCTCCCCTTTGACCGCGCCCTTTAGGTATAATGATCCTTCTACCGAGCCGGTAGCTCAGGGGTAGAGCATGTGCCTTTTAAGCATGGGGTCGTGGGTTCGATTCCCACCCGGCTCACGTTTTCGTTTTTCGCCTCCATCGTCTAACGGTTAGGACGCGGCCCTTTCAAGGCTGAAACAGGGGTTCGATTCCCCTTGGGGGCATATTTTTTGCCCGGTTGGATTCCGCCCCCAAGGGGGCCGGCCGAAAGGCCGGCCCCGTCTTTTTTTCCTTACATCGGCGCCATGGTCCGAGAGAGTCCCTCCATCCTACACTTAAGCGACGGAGGTGGACCATGAGATCCCCGATGAAGCCGTTGACGGCTTTTCTGCTGGCCGCGACCGCGGCGCTGGCCGCTCCCCGCGCGAGCGCGCAGTGCGTGACGGCCTCGACCGCCTTCAAGAACAACGCGTTCGCCTCGCAGGCCGGGTCGTTCACCGCGCGCTTCACGGCCGCGCCGTCCGCGGCCAAGATCGACGGCGTGACCGGCCTGTCGCGGGGCGCCGCGACGGGCTTCTCGAGCCTCGCCGTCGCCGTGCGCTTCAACAACGCCGGCTACCTCGACGCGCGCAGCGGCGGAACGTACGCGGCCGACGCGTCGATCCCTTACACGGCCGGCGCCGTCTACGGGTTCCGCCTCGCCGTGGACATGGCCGCCAAGCGCTACTCCGTGTGGGTCACGCCTCCCGGAGGCTCGGAGCGCTCCCTGGCGACGAACTTCGCCTTCCGGACGGAGCAGGCCGGCGTCGCCGTCCTCGACAACTGGGCGCTGACCGCCACCTCGGGCAGCCACCAGGCCTGCGCCTTCGCGCTCGGCGGCGGCGACACGGCCCCGCCCACGGCGGCGATCACGGCGCCCGCCGCGGGATCCACGGTCTCCGGCGCCGTCACCCTCTCGGCCTCGGCCTCCGACAACGTCGGCGTGGCGGGCGTGCAGTTCCAGGCGGACGGGGCCAACGTCGGCGCCGAGGCGACGCGGGCGCCCTACGCGGCGGCCTGGAACACCGGCGCGGTCTCCAACGCGCCCCACGTCCTCACGGCGATCGCGCGGGACGCGGCGGGCAACAAAGGGACCAGCCCGGCGGTGACCGTCGCCGTCAACAACGCCGCTCCGCCGCCGTCGTCGTGCGTCGCCGTCGGCGCGGCGTGGAAGGGAGCCGCTTTCCCGGCGCAGAGCGCGGCCTTCGTCGCGAGCTTCGACGCCGTCCCGGGCGCCGCGAAGATGGACGGCGTGACCGGCCTCTCCCTCGGCACGGCCGCGGACTACTCCAAGCTCGCCGCCGCGGTCCGCTTCAACAACGCGGGCTACATCGACGCGCGCGCCGGCTCCGTCTACGCCGCGGCGGCTCCGATCGCGTACTCGGCGGGGATGAAGTATCACTTCCGTCTCGCCGTGGATCCCGTCGCGCGCCGCTACTCGGCGTACGTGACCCCTCCCGGAGCGTCCGAGCTCCTCATCGGGCGGGACCACGCCTTCCGCACCGAGCAGGCCTTCGTCCTGGGTCTCGACCACTGGGGGTCCTCCGCCAGCTCCGGCTCGCAGCA
This portion of the Elusimicrobiota bacterium genome encodes:
- the hpnR gene encoding hopanoid C-3 methylase HpnR, producing the protein MRALFIHPSCLMHSEIYLRLEPLGIELVAEAARRAGHEVRLIDLQVFDHAALERELVLWEPEAVGFSLNYLANVPEVLELAARIRALLPSCFVFAGGHSASFTARELLAHADGALDCVVRGEGEGSVPLVLEAAAGKRALDTVPGAVSASGVGPPPKFVDDLDALSPARDLTRRRSRYFIGSLDPCASVELARGCPWDCAFCSAWTFYGRSYRTISPARAAADIASVREPGVFIVDDVAFVHPEHGMAVGKEVERLGVHKQYYLETRADVLLRNKEVFRYWRKLGLRYMFIGLEAIDEEGLRAHRKRVSLGMNEEALEFARSLDVRVAVNVIADPDWDERRFAIVREWAASVPEIVHLTVNTPYPGTETWLTERRRLTTLDYLLFDVQHAVLPTRLPLEKFYAELVATQAVLNRKHLGWRTLKGAAFTAAECLSRGQTNFVRMLFKFSSVYNAERQAAEHARRARFLMTPPDAAGPRAGRSLYVHAPL
- a CDS encoding Ig-like domain-containing protein — encoded protein: MRSPMKPLTAFLLAATAALAAPRASAQCVTASTAFKNNAFASQAGSFTARFTAAPSAAKIDGVTGLSRGAATGFSSLAVAVRFNNAGYLDARSGGTYAADASIPYTAGAVYGFRLAVDMAAKRYSVWVTPPGGSERSLATNFAFRTEQAGVAVLDNWALTATSGSHQACAFALGGGDTAPPTAAITAPAAGSTVSGAVTLSASASDNVGVAGVQFQADGANVGAEATRAPYAAAWNTGAVSNAPHVLTAIARDAAGNKGTSPAVTVAVNNAAPPPSSCVAVGAAWKGAAFPAQSAAFVASFDAVPGAAKMDGVTGLSLGTAADYSKLAAAVRFNNAGYIDARAGSVYAAAAPIAYSAGMKYHFRLAVDPVARRYSAYVTPPGASELLIGRDHAFRTEQAFVLGLDHWGSSASSGSQQVCSFSVAGAPAPVLDTTPPTAAFTAPAAGATVAGTVALSASASDNIGVAGVQFKVDGANLGAELLQPPYTLAWNSAASANGTRTLSATARDAAGNRGTASISVTVNNPPPANLAADRFGIKKLYASASGGKDWVSTWDNGKARTFSSGQADPYDPWFRGRGNATYSADGKGVFAMSGSVPRMYIHDPQLTSSWRNVESTVYAYRVADSGTAYGGIVHHTRTNHSAYGASETVNGCDSRGNGARFRYDGHIDFEKETKHPASSPTKNKAMWSTLPYRTWIGYKLVVYDLPNGNVKLENYMDLTDGANGGTWVKVNELEDNGQNFGVGGTPCKSGIDPALRLTNSDARPGSETGRPNIAVYFRSDNVGTNGLLYKKMSVREISAP